A window of Fragaria vesca subsp. vesca linkage group LG7, FraVesHawaii_1.0, whole genome shotgun sequence contains these coding sequences:
- the LOC101293357 gene encoding uncharacterized protein LOC101293357 produces MEEKVVTNPYLIVSEDKSDSLYPTYFGVSCAFFALRLLSISDVQDERLSEVRDKMLRGSAQLLGLLMWRVQKEEKGGGKECELLHKLEIAEREIRELKRLRHDDAKANEKVVSIFAAQEQSWLNERKKLRQHIGALMSGLRVFEKKKDQAITHWNEKMKEMEHLVQSKDKALGDMEQKLKEFEEKLREAENVAEELREKAKSEAQQHSSEILKHRTAFIELVSSQRQLDADMGRALRQVEATKREFNLVLDQKEESVLMVQKLSAEIVKMHKDLEQKDKILSAMLRKSKLDISEKQMLVKEIKLSKAKRKQAELETERWKVVSESKHERHSLRSMLEKANSKFEIALNERGMNTSATGTSHLGYENPEFRNESVQYSFEENVDLADMKQLEGWVRSEAERYAAVIEQRHHLEIDAFIEQLRLKDEKLETYQWRLLSMEIESKRLDSHLEGLNKEISQLRHNNMKLEALLSEREEESTSLKGQFASQLRFLHSQMNNFKSKAEEKNQKRETGLVELSPEEGTKKENETSSYNESNDQTLEVQSPDKVFETEKNVLHEGTSEEGSVTCASPVEVNGAEKLVISSPGQASGTNNNSLWRMDLQALGVSYKIKRLKQQLLMLERFTGKHDNGEDHKEGIDEGQSGMKGYLSLMSLLNKQVGRYQSLQGKVDDLCQRMHENDLDGNGRRGDSDVARTKDKSKTLENFLDETFQLQRYMVATGQRLMEILPKISPGIVGIAVELEKCASFDMNRFTEFIRTLFQEVQRGLEVRIARMIGDLEGTLACDGMIHLRR; encoded by the exons ATGGAAGAGAAAGTGGTAACAAATCCGTATCTGATTGTTTCTGAAGATAAGAGTGATAGCTTGTATCCTACATATTTTGGTGTTTCTTGTGCATTCTTTGCTCTACGGCTCCTGTCAATATCTGATGTGCAAGATGAGAGGTTGTCTGAAGTGCGCGATAAGATGCTTCGAGGGAGTGCCCAACTATTGGGATTGCTCATGTGGAGAGTTCAGAAAGAAGAAAAAGGTGGCGGGAAAGAATGTGAGCTTCTCCATAAGCTTGAAATTGCTGAAAGAGAGATTAGAGAGCTGAAGAGACTGAGGCATGATGACGCAAAGGCGAATGAGAAAGTTGTGAGCATCTTTGCTGCACAGGAGCAGAGTTGGTTGAATGAAAGGAAGAAACTGAGGCAGCACATTGGAGCTTTAATGAGTGGATTGAGGGTTTTTGAGAAAAAGAAGGATCAAGCAATTACTCACTGGAATGAAAAAATGAAGGAAATGGAGCATTTGGTGCAATCTAAGGACAAGGCATTGGGGGATATGGAGCAGAAGTTGAAAGAATTTGAAGAAAAGCTAAGAGAGGCTGAAAATGTGGCTGAAGAATTGAGAGAAAAGGCAAAGAGTGAAGCTCAGCAGCATTCTTCTGAAATTTTGAAGCACAGAACTGCATTCATTGAGCTTGTGTCAAGCCAAAGGCAACTGGATGCTGATATGGGCCGAGCACTTAGGCAAGTTGAAGCTACTAAAAGGGAGTTTAATTTAGTCTTGGATCAAAAGGAGGAGTCAGTTTTGATGGTCCAAAAACTATCTGCGGAAATTGTAAAGATGCACAAGGATCTAGAACAGAAAGACAAGATATTGTCAGCAATGCTGAGGAAATCAAAGTTGGACATCTCAGAGAAGCAAATGCTTGTAAAGGAGATTAAGTTGTCAAAGGCAAAGAGAAAGCAAGCCGAACTTGAAACAGAACGATGGAAAGTAGTATCCGAGTCTAAACATGAGAGGCACTCATTGAGAAGTATGTTGGAGAAAGCGAATTCGAAGTTTGAAATTGCTTTAAATGAAAGAGGCATGAATACTAGTGCAACAGGTACATCTCATCTTGGGTATGAAAATCCTGAGTTCAGAAATGAGTCTGTTCAGTACTCATTCGAGGAAAATGTCGACTTAG CTGACATGAAGCAGTTGGAAGGTTGGGTTCGCTCAGAAGCAGAGAGGTATGCAGCAGTAATTGAGCAGAGGCACCACCTAGAAATAGATGCTTTTATAGAACAGTTGAGACTGAAAGATGAGAAACTAGAGACTTACCAGTGGCGCTTGCTGAGCATGGAAATAGAGTCAAAGAGGTTAGACTCCCATCTGGAGGGACTGAACAAGGAGATCTCACAGCTCAGACATAACAACATGAAATTGGAAGCCTTGTTATCAGAGCGAGAAGAAGAATCAACTTCCCTGAAAGGGCAGTTTGCATCACAGTTGAGGTTTCTACATTCCCAGATGAACAACTTTAAAAGCAAAGCTGAGGAGAAAAATCAGAAAAGAGAGACAGGTTTGGTTGAGCTATCTCCGGAGGAAGGCACTAAAAAAGAAAATGAAACCTCATCTTATAACGAGTCTAATGATCAAACGTTGGAAGTACAATCTCCTGACAAAGTGTTTGAAACTGAGAAGAATGTTTTGCATGAGGGTACAAGTGAAGAGGGAAGTGTAACTTGTGCAAGTCCTGTGGAAGTAAATGGTGCCGAAAAGTTGGTGATTTCATCACCAGGCCAGGCCTCAGGTACAAACAATAATTCATTGTGGAGGATGGATCTTCAAGCTCTTGGAGTGTCCTACAAGATCAAGAGGCTGAAGCAACAACTTCTTATGCTTGAAAGATTTACAGGAAAGCATGATAACGGCGAAGATCACAAGGAAGGCATTGATGAAGGACAAAGTGGGATGAAAGGTTATCTTTCGCTAATGTCTTTGTTGAATAAACAAGTTGGACGGTACCAATCCCTTCAAGGGAAAGTTGATGACCTCTGCCAACGGATG CATGAAAATGATCTAGATGGAAATGGGAGACGCGGAGATTCTGATGTTGCAAGAACAAAGGACAAGTCTAAAACATTAGAGAACTTTCTTGATGAAACATTTCAGTTGCAGAGATATATGGTTGCAACAGGCCAGAGACTAATGGAAATTCTACCCAAGATTTCTCCCGGAATTGTTGGGATTGCTGTAGAGTTAGAAAAGTGTGCAAGCTTTGACATGAATCGCTTCACCGAGTTTATCAGGACTCTCTTCCAGGAAGTTCAAAGAGGTTTGGAAGTTCGAATAGCTCGAATGATTGGAGATCTTGAAGGCACTTTAGCTTGTGATGGAATGATACACTTGAGAAGGTAG
- the LOC101293646 gene encoding uncharacterized protein At4g00950-like, whose translation MEESEAAVNEASPIRKLALFSLPSQPPEPPGILTPPLLTSVSVPFQWEEAPGKPRHSGEGAEPKAKCARSLELPPRMLVGSSDAKVTNMPSPTTVLDGPEVGRTLSFSYALRSPSKEIKGGRGGGGSGRFGSKRWAGFRKNKEAGEGGFDFLSTDNGGDQTKVKITRVKRKASFFNGAHHSRSHMWASIYESLKQVVPWRRRQEKLRKSATVGYEPQNCAPIPTC comes from the exons ATGGAGGAGTCTGAGGCTGCAGTGAATGAAGCAAGTCCCATAAGGAAGCTGGCATTATTCTCGCTTCCAAGCCAGCCACCCGAGCCTCCAGGGATACTGACGCCGCCGCTGCTGACGTCAGTTTCAGTTCCGTTCCAGTGGGAGGAGGCGCCGGGAAAGCCCCGACACTCCGGAGAAGGCGCAGAGCCCAAGGCCAAGTGCGCGAGATCATTGGAGCTCCCTCCGAGGATGTTGGTGGGTAGTAGTGACGCTAAAGTTACCAACATGCCCTCCCCAACGACTGTGCTGGATGGGCCTGAGGTGGGCCGGACTTTGTCCTTTTCGTATGCATTGAGGAGCCCGAGCAAGGAGATTAAGGGCGGCCGTGGCGGCGGCGGTAGCGGCAGGTTTGGGTCGAAGAGGTGGGCCGGTTTCAGGAAGAACAAGGAGGCCGGTGAGGGTGGTTTCGACTTTTTGTCTACCGATAATGGCGGTGATCAGACGAAGGTGAAGATCACAAGGGTTAAGAGGAAGGCTAGCTTCTTCAATGGTGCTCATCACTCAAGGTCACATATGTGG GCCAGCATATATGAAAGCTTAAAGCAGGTGGTTCCATGGAGACGCAGACAAGAAAAACTGAGAAAATCTGCAACTGTTGGATATGAACCTCAAAACTGTGCTCCAATTCCCACTTGTTGA
- the LOC101293942 gene encoding uncharacterized protein LOC101293942 gives MEYNTQQLVDPEIEENPLECDYLGYHYQDPLPNSTTSMFEAPQIDHGFNSVALPLPEDNNQIPHMGFQGLEDFSLRDYTALDIANTFSSSPLCDFNNVLDGKTHTTVLESFGESSNDPSDMMIGSSGFSSTQCDSVLFDEKPISTMVDSFDYLINNSTNLGYHAMIESSGFSSSLCDSLVFDDMLLREMVESLNNNVPSDVGQHEVSMMVESSRFSSTQCDSVVFDEKPISTMVDSFDYLINNSTNLGHHAMIESSGFSSSLCDSLVFDEMLLREIVESLNNNVPSDVGQHEVSMMVGSSGFSSTQCDSVVFDEKPISTIVESFGNSSNVPSVFDHHEASMVTESSAAYSSSHCNALVLYETPLSTIVDSFDYSDMPTPDLSDEEVSVKIESGYPSWGTSDTSCLRGTSNRGRCSTQMKIKSDALELEGIKQYFNLPITKAAKELKVGVTLLKRRCRELNIMRWPHRKIKSLNSLIETMKRMGLRNEVKMLEENKRLLELVPNMELTKRTKRLRQSIFKANYNKKKMSLSISLG, from the exons ATGGAGTACAATACCCAACAACTTGTTGATCCAGAGATTGAAGAAAACCCACTTGAATGTGACTACTTAGGGTACCACTATCAAGACCCATTGCCAAA CAGTACTACTTCCATGTTTGAGGCTCCACAGATTGATCATGGATTCAATTCAGTAGCTTTGCCATTACCTGAAGATAACAACCAAATTCCCCACATGGGTTTTCAAGGACTTGAAGATTTTAGCCTCCGGGACTACACAGCTTTGGACATTGCTAATACTTTTTCATCATCACCTCTCTGTGATTTTAATAACGTACTTGATGGAAAGACTCATACAACAGTATTGGAGTCTTTTGGTGAGTCTAGCAATGACCCAAGTGACATGATGATCGGAAGTTCTGGTTTTTCATCGACTCAATGTGATTCAGTGTTGTTTGATGAAAAGCCCATTTCAACAATGGTGGATTCTTTTGATTATTTGATCAACAACTCAACTAATTTGGGTTACCATGCTATGATTGAAAGCTCTGGTTTTTCATCATCTCTCTGTGATTCTCTGGTCTTCGATGATATGCTTCTTAGAGAAATGGTGGAGTCTTTGAACAACAATGTCCCAAGTGATGTTGGTCAGCATGAAGTTTCAATGATGGTTGAAAGTTCTCGGTTTTCATCGACTCAATGTGATTCTGTTGTGTTTGATGAAAAGCCCATTTCAACAATGGTGGATTCTTTTGATTATTTGATCAACAACTCAACTAATTTGGGTCACCATGCTATGATTGAAAGCTCTGGTTTTTCATCATCTCTCTGTGATTCTTTGGTCTTTGATGAAATGCTTCTTAGAGAAATAGTGGAATCCTTGAACAACAATGTCCCAAGTGATGTTGGTCAGCATGAAGTTTCAATGATGGTTGGAAGTTCTGGTTTTTCATCGACTCAATGTGATTCTGTTGTGTTCGATGAAAAGCCCATTTCAACAATCGTAGAGTCCTTTGGCAACTCGAGCAATGTCCCGAGTGTTTTTGATCACCATGAAGCTTCCATGGTGACTGAAAGTTCTGCTGCTTATTCATCCTCTCATTGTAATGCTCTGGTGCTATATGAAACACCCCTTTCAACAATCGTGGATTCTTTCGACTACTCTGATATGCCTACACCTGATTTGAGCGATGAAGAAGTTTCAGTGAAGATTGAAAGTGGGTATCCTAGTTGGGGCACTTCAGACACTAGTTGTTTGAGAGGGACAAGTAATAGAGGGAGATGTAGTACACAGATGAAGATCAAGTCTGATGCTTTGGAATTGGAGGGTATAAAGCAGTACTTTAACCTCCCAATAACAAAAGCAGCCAAGGAATTGAAGGTGGGAGTGACATTGCTGAAGAGGAGATGCAGGGAGCTCAACATCATGAGGTGGCCTCATAGAAAGATCAAGAGCTTGAATTCTCTTATTGAAACTATGAAG AGAATGGGTTTGAGAAATGAGGTAAAAATGTTGGAGGAGAACAAAAGGCTTCTAGAGCTAGTGCCAAATATGGAGCTTACAAAGAGAACCAAAAGGCTGAGGCAGTCTATTTTCAAGGCCAACTACAACAAGAAGAAGATGTCTTTGTCTATATCCCTTGGATGA